The following are from one region of the Nymphaea colorata isolate Beijing-Zhang1983 chromosome 7, ASM883128v2, whole genome shotgun sequence genome:
- the LOC116257408 gene encoding uncharacterized protein LOC116257408 — translation MGGCVSTSAKRKPRTRKYFIRSRNCRRKVTPSIPDAPKPRVSDAMNPLTEFALSEFVQMDFEKNEAAHGRTEVSNLTLHLTQLEWHSGQLDASVVCQEEAWFDSVSILGSESDDDFSSVHGDCFPIITGSLGAQVLPYDSTACLVDAICKIEDFSDAVISAQDYEFGQLGTDEAKPKSSRFEATVKRKKTPEETHGNLNLLREDVLNTEEKVYDQQLKPKPLSCLPRLVPTVSFNDKTLPLSPGPPSQMRKSAVIRLSFKRLSNGTEATKICTSKRFLYRPRAGIQIPRSLGEKLTQGCWAHLDPSVFKLRSENYFRDKRKSNAPNYAPFTPIGVDLFVSSHKINHIAQYLELPSTKPVDKMPSLLIVNIQLPTYPAAMFLGDSDGEGMSLVLYFKISDTFDKDISPHFQESIKKLIDDETERIKGFPVDSLVSFRERLKIMAQVVNPDELHLSAAERKLVHAYNDKPVLSRPQHNFYKGWNYFEIDLDIHRFSYISRKGLEAFRERLQYGILDLGLTIQAQKPEELPEQVLCCVRLNKIDFVNRGQIPTLVTLDDDEFAKDNF, via the exons ATGGGCGGTTGTGTGTCGACATCAGCCAAAAGGAAACCCAGAACTCGGAAGTACTTCATCAGGTCCAGAAATTGCCGTCGAAAAGTTACTCCCTCAATCCCCGATGCTCCTAAACCACGCGTCAGTGATGCCATGAACCCTCTAACAGAATTTGCACTTAGCGAATTTGTACAAATGGactttgagaaaaatgaagctGCTCATGGTAGAACAGAGGTTTCGAACCTGACCCTCCACCTCACTCAGCTAGAGTGGCACAGTGGCCAACTAGATGCTAGTG TGGTCTGCCAAGAGGAAGCATGGTTTGACAGTGTCAGTATTCTTGGGTCTGAATCTGATGATGACTTCAGCAGCGTTCATGGAG ATTGTTTTCCTATCATAACTGGCAGCCTAGGTGCTCAAGTCCTGCCGTACGATAGCACCGCATGCCTAGTAGATGCCATCTGTAAAATTGAGGATTTTTCAGATGCAGTTATTAGTGCACAGGACTATGAGTTTGGACAATTAGGAACGGATGAAGCCAAGCCCAAAAGTTCTAGATTCGAAGCTactgtgaaaagaaaaaaaacacctGAGGAAACCCATGGAAACCTTAACCTTCTAAGGGAAGATGTGCTCAACACAGAAGAGAAGGTTTATGACCAACAGTTGAAACCAAAGCCACTCTCTTGCCTACCAAGACTAGTCCCGACAGTCAGCTTTAATGATAAAACTCTACCGCTAAGTCCTGGCCCACCATCTCAGATGAGAAAATCTGCTGTTATTAGATTATCTTTCAAAAGGCTGTCCAATGGAACTGAggcaacaaaaatat GCACCTCAAAGCGATTCTTATATCGTCCCAGAGCAGGAATTCAGATTCCACGGTCACTTGGAGAGAAGCTAACACAGGGTTGCTGGGCTCATCTCGATCCATCTGTCTTTAAACTTCGAAGTGAAAATTATTTCAG AGACAAGAGAAAGAGCAACGCCCCAAACTATGCACCATTTACCCCAATTGGAGTAGACCTGTTTGTCTCTTCACATAAGATAAATCACATTGCTCAGTATCTTGAGCTCCCTTCAACTAAACCTGTTGATAAGATGCCTTCTCTCTTAATCGTTAACATTCAG CTCCCTACGTATCCAGCAGCAATGTTTCTTGGTGACAGTGATGGTGAAGGGATGAGCCTtgttttatatttcaaaatatctgACACCTTTGATAAAGACATTTCACCTCATTTTCAGGAAAGCATAAAG AAACTAATAGATGATGAAACTGAGAGGATCAAAGGCTTCCCAGTAGACTCTCTGGTATCATTTCGGGAGCGGCTGAAGATCATGGCCCAGGTTGTAAATCCAGATGAGCTTCACTTAAGTGCTGCTGAGAGAAAGCTTGTGCATGCTTACAATGACAAACCAGTGCTTTCACGTCCTCAGCATAACTTCTATAAG GGCTGGAATTACTTTGAGATAGATCTAGACATACATCGTTTCAGTTATATATCGAGAAAAGGATTGGAAGCTTTTCGTGAGCGCCTCCAATATGGCATACTTGATCTGGGGTTGACCATTCAG GCACAGAAGCCAGAGGAACTCCCGGAGCAAGTCCTCTGCTGTGTGAGACTCAACAAGATCGACTTTGTTAATCGTGGCCAGATACCCACGCTTGTGACCCTAGATGATGATGAATTTGCGAAAGACAACTTCTAA
- the LOC116257690 gene encoding MADS-box protein FLOWERING LOCUS C-like: MGRRKIEIKKIEDKDKRHVCFSKRRNGLMKKASELSILCGAEIAVIVFSPAGKSYSFGSPSVHSVVHRFLNVSSPSSSLPSPRTSDADPATHQSSTMREINQQHDGLFQQVEKESKRLQDKTCNEQAIDGWDADMNNLDRDLLDDLLPAMEELKSTLTGLDEELMLRMPSNTRIGFDAGLTALPPPPPPAFEHLASSFISTSGYGFKANDGNPMYLPMFEPANFDHGFTTGGLNSQIDIGSSFSSEEDDAYTIDLSDFNTDDCIPSCLPMSKQANPNLGFTTGGLNGQIDIGSSFYDACTLGLSHLGYDDDSMNYEF; encoded by the coding sequence ATGGGACGTCGAAAGATTGAAATAAAGAAGATTGAGGACAAAGACAAGCGTCACGTGTGCTTCTCGAAGCGTCGGAACGGCCTCATGAAGAAGGCCAGCGAGCTGTCCATCCTATGCGGTGCTGAGATTGCCGTGATTGTCTTCTCCCCCGCCGGAAAATCCTACTCATTCGGCAGCCCCTCCGTGCACTCCGTTGTCCACCGCTTTCTCAATGTGTCGTCTCCGTCTTCTTCCCTCCCCAGCCCGCGGACGTCGGATGCGGACCCTGCGACCCACCAATCCAGCACCATGCGTGAGATCAACCAGCAGCACGACGGACTCTTCCAGCAGGTCGAGAAGGAGAGCAAACGTCTGCAGGACAAGACATGCAATGAGCAGGCGATCGACGGCTGGGATGCAGACATGAACAACCTCGACCGCGACCTACTGGACGACCTGCTTCCGGCCATGGAGGAGTTGAAATCGACGCTAACGGGGCTCGACGAGGAGCTCATGCTCAGGATGCCTAGTAACACCCGCATTGGATTTGATGCCGGATTGACTGCccttccccctcctcctccccctgcTTTCGAGCATCTAGCCTCTTCCTTTATCAGTACTAGTGGCTATGGGTTTAAGGCTAATGATGGCAACCCAATGTACTTGCCAATGTTCGAACCGGCCAACTTCGATCATGGCTTCACCACCGGTGGCCTTAACAGCCAGATCGACATCGGGAGCTCCTTCTCCAGCGAAGAAGATGATGCCTACACCATTGATCTCTCCGATTTTAATACTGATGATTGCATCCCCTCGTGTTTGCCAATGTCCAAACAGGCCAACCCCAATCTCGGCTTCACCACCGGTGGCCTTAACGGTCAGATCGACATTGGGAGCTCTTTCTATGATGCCTGCACCCTTGGTCTCTCCCACTTGGGTTATGATGATGATAGTATGAATTATgagttttag